CATGGACGTGGTGGCGCCGTACATCAACATGCACCCGACGCGACCCGGGGTTCGCGCCGGGCTGACGCTCCTCGCGAAGGCGGGCCGCAATGCCCGCCTGATGGCCGACTTCGGCCGGCTGTGCCTGTCGTCGATGGCCGAGGTGGTGGACGAGCACTTCACCAGTCCCCTCGTGCGGGGGTTCGCCTCCGCGCTCGCGCTCGAGCCCATGACCCAGCCCGGGAGCGCGATGGACCTGCTCTGGCTGGGGCTGCACCAGCGGCTGGGCTCGAGCATGTTCGAGGGCGGCACCGGCGCGCTGCCCAAGGCGCTTTACGCCTGCCTCACGGACCATGGCGGCACGGTGCGCACCTCGGCGAAGGTGGCGAAAGCTCACGCGCACCCGGTCCGGGGGCGTCGGAGGGGTCAGGCTGGCGGGCGGCGAGGAGGTGGCGGCGAGGGCCGTGGTCACCACCCTGAGTCCCAAGGGGGTGCTGACCTCGATGCTGCCCAACGGCCTGCTGCCCGACGAGCTGGCCGCCCGCGCCGCCCACATCCCGACTACGAGCACATACTCGGGTGACCTCAAGGTGGACGTGGCGCTGAAGGGCCAGGTGCAGCTGACCAGGCACCAGGATCTGCGCGACGACGGACTGGACCTGCGCAAGCCGGTCTGCATCTGGCACACGTTCGACGACCACATGACCGCCTGGGATGCTGTGGTGAGGCGGCAGTGGCCGGACCCGATCCCCACGCTTGCGCTGCCCCCCACCGCAACCGACCCGACCCAGGGCCCCGAGGGCCAGGACACTTTCTGGATCTGGTCGGGCATCGTGCCGGCCGAGCCGGAGACCCCTTGGGAGACGCTGCGCCACCGGATCGGCGAGCAGGTGCTGGCCGACTGCGGCCGCTACTACGACGGGCTCGCCGAACTCGAGATCACGCGCTCCGTCCGCTCCACGCCGGACATCGAGGAGCGCTTCAACGCCATCGACGGGGCCGTATACCACTGTGACTCCGTACTCGAGCGGATGGGGCCGCTGCGCCCCGCGGCGGGCCTGAGCGGGTACGAAACGCCGGTGCCGGGCTGTTCCTCAGTGGCGCCGGCACGCATCCCGGCGGGGGGATCTCCGGCGGCCCTGGTCGGCTCGCCGCCCTACGGGTGCTCAAGAGGCTGACGCGGCCGACCCCCTCCGGCGGTCGGCCGCGTCAGTACGCGGCGTCGACCCCGTGCACTGCGGCCGCGACCTCGGACAGCTCCGCCTGGTACTGGAGCAGCTTGGTTACGTCGCCGTCCACCTTCAGCTTGCCGCCCGTGAAAGCGGCCTGGAGGTCAAGCTCTCCCTTGTTGATCGCTACAGCGTCCTCGTAGCTCGTGGTCATCGTGGCGTCGGGGGAGTCCGCAGCGCCAAGCTGAACCTGCACCCTGCCGTCGGCGAAGCGGCGCCAGTGGCGCACCTCACCACGGTCCGGCACGCCGGTGGCCACGTGCTCGAGCGTGATGTACGCCCAGCCCGCGAACTCCTTGATCGTGTAGTTCGCGTTCATCGCGTCCTCGATGGCCTGGACCCAATCCTCTGACAGGAACTGCGGCATCTGCGACCTCCTCAGTGTGCGCTGGCGGCCCGCTGGCTCGCCGTCAGGAACTCCACGTGCAGCCGGTTGAACTCGTCGGGGTCCTCGAACTGGGGCCAGTGCCCGCAGTCTGTGAGGATCTTGAACTCGTGGTCGGGGATGTCGGCGGCGACTGCGCGGGCGAAATCGGCGTTCTGGCCCGGGTTGTGCTCAGTCCAGAGCACGAGCGTCGGCGCCTGGATCCGCCCCATCACTCCGTCCTCGAAGTACTCCTGGCCGGACAAGCCGCGGAACATGCCGCCCACGCTCATCATCACTTTGCCGACGGCCTCGAGCATCCCGGGCTGTGAGTAGATCTTGTAGCGGCAGCTCACCAGCTCCTCGGTCATCCGGGAAGGCTCGGCCACGAGCCATTCCATTCGTGTTCGCACTGCCTCACGGGTGAACCCGCCCGACATCACCTCCACGGTTCGGCGGGCGAACTCCTCCAGCTCCGCGAGGCCCTCCTCCGTGGGCAGCGCCAGCACCGCGGTGTTCAGAACCAGGCGCTCCACCCGCTCCGGGCGGGTGATCGCGAACCAGGCCGCCACGGCCGAGCCCAGTGACTCGCCCGATATGTGCGCCCGCTCCACCCCGATCGCGTCCAGCAGGTCGGCTACGTGGCCGGCGAAGTCGTCGAGCGAGTAGGCGATGCCCGGCCGATCGGAGAAGCCGTGCCCCACCATGTCCACCGCCAGCACGCGGAAGTGCTCACTGAGCGGAACCATGTTCCGGTAGTAGGTCTCGGCGTGCCCGCCGGTGCCGTGCAGCAGGAGCAGCGTGGGGCCCTCTCCCGCCTCGAGCACGCGGGTGCGCACCCCGCCGGCGTCGTAGAAGCGCTCCTGCACGCCCCTGCCCACCATCTCCAGCCAGATACTTCCCTCGCTCATGTCCGCCGGTTCCTCTCCATGCTCCGTCGTGGTTGTCTCACGTTCGACCGTCTCGCGCGCCCGCCGCGCCGGCGCGTGGGTCGCCTTCAGGTAGTTCCAGGCCCGCTGAATCTGGCCCACGAGCACCACGTCGTTGGCCGTCAGCTCTTCCGCCGCCTCGGGCGGGTAGGTCAGGGGCTCGCCCACCGCCGACGCCGCCAGCACCGCGGCGGCCGAGCGTTCGAGCGCCCAGGCTCGGATCACCGCCTCGGGCAGGCTCCGCCCGACGGTGACCGCCCCGAAGCCGCGGAGCAGCACCGCCGACCCGCCGCCGAGGGTGGCCGCCACCTCGTCCGCCTCCTCGTCGGTGGTCACGGTGCGCGTGCGGTCGTGCACCGGCACGCTCGGCCCCAGGGCCAGCCCCGGGCCGATCGTCGCCTCGAGCGGGCGCCCAAGCGTGGCCCACGCCATGCAGGCCGAGCCGTGGAAGCGGCACACCGCCGCCACGTCGCGCCGCGCCCGCAGGATGGCCCGATGAATCGCGGCCTCGGCCGGCACCAGGCTGAAGTCGCCCGACACGAACTCGCCGTCGAGCTTCAGGCGCAGGAACTCGTCGGCGGCCTGCACCATCCCGGGCCCAAGCTTGGGGCTGATCAGCATGCCGTCGGGCCCCAGCCGCGCGCTCACATGGCCGAAGGCGTCGGTGAGCCGCTCGCCGTCGAGGATCCGGCAGGCCCAGAGCAGGTCCTCGGCCACACCGGGCATCAGAAGATCATGCTGAGTGCGCCGTTGGGGCTCAGCGTCTCCATGTCGAGCAGCGCGCGCCGGCGCCGGAAGAGGAACGAGTCGCCGTCGCGCACCAGGGTGTGGCGGTAGCTGCCCACGAAGGGGTCGCCCTTCCCGTAGCGGAAGCGGTACACGATCACGCCCGCCTCCACGTCCAGCTCATCGTCGCGGATGCCCGTGACCCGGACGTTCGTGATCACCCTGCGCGTGCGCGAGTAGGGGAACTCGCGGTGGGCGTGACGGCTCTTGAGGCGCTCGACGCGCCAGCTCAGCCGCAGGTGGTCGTCGTCGATGATCGTGAGCGTCTCGGCGGGGTTGCCCTCGAGCGCGTCGGTGGCGGGCACCACGAAGGTGGCGTCCTCGGTGAAGAGGGCGAACCAGTCGTCGAGCCTCCAAGCATCCAGCAGCGCGGCCTCGTGGTAGAGGAAGTCCTCCACCGCGAGGCGGGTGAGCAGGCGGTCCTGTACCGCGGCCGCCTCCATCAGAGCATGCTGCTGCCGCCGTTGACGCTGATCACCTGACCGGTCACGAAGCCCGCTCCCTCGGAGGCCAGGAAGCAGACCACGTCGGCCACCTCTTCGAGGGTGGCGGGCCGGCCCGCCGGGATCGTGCCGATCGTCTGGTTGAGGGCCTGCTTCATCGGCGCCGGGAGCTGGTCGCCGGCGGCCATCGCCTCCTTCACCTCGGCGGTGGCCACGATCGAGGGCGCCACGCAGTTCACCGTGATGCCGTTGGGTGCGAACTCGCGCGCGAGCCCCGTGGTCAGCCCGTGCACGCCGCCCTTCGCGCCGTTGTACATCGCGTGCCACCAGAGCCCGTTGCGGACCGACTCGGCGCCGAGGTTCACGATCCGCCCCCCGGATTGCTCTACCATCGCCGGCAGCACCGCCCGGCAGCAGTGGATCGTCGTCAGCAGGTTGCGCGAGAGCGTCTCCTGGATCGAGTTCTCGTCGTGCTGGAGGAAGGGCCGGATCACGCCGCCGCCGGCGTTGTTCACCAGCGCGTCCACCCGGCCGAAGCGCTCCAGTGCGGCCTTCACCAGCGCCTCTGCCCCGTCGAAGCGCGAGAGGTCTGCCGGGTGGCCCAGCACACGGTCCTCGGAGGGCGCGATCTCCGCGGCCGTCGTGTCGATCGCCTCCGCGTCCACGTCGCAGACCACCACGTTCGCGCCGTCGGCGAGGAAGCGCTCGGCGATCGCGCGCCCGATGTTGCGGGCGGCCCCCGTGACCACGGCGACGCGGGCAGTCACGACGCCGCCTCCGCCTCGACCTTGACCGGAGCGTCGTCCCAGTCGCTCCGGGTCTGCTCCTGCATCTGCGCGGCCCACTGACGCCAGAAGGTGCGCATCTGGAGCTCGTCGTCGGTCTGCGCCTCACGTACCATGCCGCGAGAGATGTCGTTCCACTGCTCGCCGCCCGAGTTGAAGCCGATCTGACAGGACTCGAGCGCCTCCACGTCGTCCGGCGTGGCCAGCCCGCCGGGGCCGAAGAATTCGAGGAAGT
The sequence above is drawn from the Thermoleophilaceae bacterium genome and encodes:
- a CDS encoding NAD(P)/FAD-dependent oxidoreductase, which translates into the protein MPADPELPSRADIVVVGAGHNGLVAACYLAKAGLDVLVLGASPVLGGMAATNPIFPESPGHMINEGSIQASIFRATPIESELQLARHGLRQIAMDSAFAQLGPDGSSLGLWNDVERTAAEIRRFSPSDARAWLERSRTCDAAMDVVAPYINMHPTRPGVRAGLTLLAKAGRNARLMADFGRLCLSSMAEVVDEHFTSPLVRGFASALALEPMTQPGSAMDLLWLGLHQRLGSSMFEGGTGALPKALYACLTDHGGTVRTSAKVAKAHAHPVRGRRRGQAGGRRGGGGEGRGHHPESQGGADLDAAQRPAARRAGRPRRPHPDYEHILG
- a CDS encoding SCP2 sterol-binding domain-containing protein is translated as MPQFLSEDWVQAIEDAMNANYTIKEFAGWAYITLEHVATGVPDRGEVRHWRRFADGRVQVQLGAADSPDATMTTSYEDAVAINKGELDLQAAFTGGKLKVDGDVTKLLQYQAELSEVAAAVHGVDAAY
- a CDS encoding alpha/beta fold hydrolase; amino-acid sequence: MPGVAEDLLWACRILDGERLTDAFGHVSARLGPDGMLISPKLGPGMVQAADEFLRLKLDGEFVSGDFSLVPAEAAIHRAILRARRDVAAVCRFHGSACMAWATLGRPLEATIGPGLALGPSVPVHDRTRTVTTDEEADEVAATLGGGSAVLLRGFGAVTVGRSLPEAVIRAWALERSAAAVLAASAVGEPLTYPPEAAEELTANDVVLVGQIQRAWNYLKATHAPARRARETVERETTTTEHGEEPADMSEGSIWLEMVGRGVQERFYDAGGVRTRVLEAGEGPTLLLLHGTGGHAETYYRNMVPLSEHFRVLAVDMVGHGFSDRPGIAYSLDDFAGHVADLLDAIGVERAHISGESLGSAVAAWFAITRPERVERLVLNTAVLALPTEEGLAELEEFARRTVEVMSGGFTREAVRTRMEWLVAEPSRMTEELVSCRYKIYSQPGMLEAVGKVMMSVGGMFRGLSGQEYFEDGVMGRIQAPTLVLWTEHNPGQNADFARAVAADIPDHEFKILTDCGHWPQFEDPDEFNRLHVEFLTASQRAASAH
- a CDS encoding aromatic-ring-hydroxylating dioxygenase subunit beta, which encodes MEAAAVQDRLLTRLAVEDFLYHEAALLDAWRLDDWFALFTEDATFVVPATDALEGNPAETLTIIDDDHLRLSWRVERLKSRHAHREFPYSRTRRVITNVRVTGIRDDELDVEAGVIVYRFRYGKGDPFVGSYRHTLVRDGDSFLFRRRRALLDMETLSPNGALSMIF
- a CDS encoding SDR family oxidoreductase produces the protein MTARVAVVTGAARNIGRAIAERFLADGANVVVCDVDAEAIDTTAAEIAPSEDRVLGHPADLSRFDGAEALVKAALERFGRVDALVNNAGGGVIRPFLQHDENSIQETLSRNLLTTIHCCRAVLPAMVEQSGGRIVNLGAESVRNGLWWHAMYNGAKGGVHGLTTGLAREFAPNGITVNCVAPSIVATAEVKEAMAAGDQLPAPMKQALNQTIGTIPAGRPATLEEVADVVCFLASEGAGFVTGQVISVNGGSSML